A window from Leptothermofonsia sichuanensis E412 encodes these proteins:
- a CDS encoding sulfite exporter TauE/SafE family protein, with protein MEVYTTQIIVVSILFVAALVRAAVGFGDALVAMPLLILVIDLRVATPLVAIAGLTIAVAILFSQWKNFNLKGIGQLIVFTLLGIPFGLALIRFTPQHVAKTILGILLILYGVYGISGFPLPHLKDERLAGVFGLIAGILGGGYDTNGPPIVIYGTLRKWSQDYFRINLQGYFFLANCLIVISHGLAGLWTTEILQLYLMSLPLLGSGILLGSFIGNRISKSTFEKLIYIFLFFIGILFLFE; from the coding sequence ATGGAGGTCTATACGACGCAAATTATTGTCGTCAGTATTTTATTTGTTGCCGCTCTGGTGCGTGCCGCTGTTGGTTTTGGTGATGCGCTTGTTGCAATGCCATTGCTGATTCTGGTTATCGATCTTCGGGTGGCAACTCCGTTAGTTGCGATCGCGGGTCTTACGATCGCAGTCGCCATTCTTTTTAGCCAGTGGAAAAACTTTAACTTGAAAGGAATAGGGCAACTGATTGTCTTCACCTTGCTTGGAATTCCTTTTGGATTAGCCCTGATTCGGTTTACACCCCAGCACGTAGCAAAAACCATTTTAGGAATTTTGCTCATTCTCTATGGAGTGTATGGCATCTCTGGATTTCCCTTACCCCATCTTAAAGATGAAAGGTTGGCAGGCGTTTTTGGCTTGATTGCCGGTATCCTGGGGGGTGGTTACGACACAAACGGCCCACCGATTGTGATTTATGGGACTCTTCGCAAATGGTCCCAGGATTATTTTCGTATCAACTTACAGGGTTACTTTTTCCTGGCAAACTGCTTGATTGTAATCAGTCATGGTTTAGCCGGGTTATGGACTACCGAGATTTTACAGCTTTACCTGATGTCATTACCGCTCCTCGGATCAGGAATTTTACTGGGAAGTTTTATCGGTAACCGTATTTCCAAATCAACTTTTGAAAAACTGATTTATATCTTTTTATTTTTTATTGGGATTTTATTCCTGTTTGAGTAG
- a CDS encoding 4Fe-4S dicluster domain-containing protein, producing the protein MALAFQRVDVPVLVDESKCLEKCTACIEVCPLDVLAKNPETGKAYMKYDECWFCLPCEKECPTNAITVQIPFLLR; encoded by the coding sequence ATGGCTTTAGCCTTTCAAAGAGTTGATGTTCCTGTGCTTGTGGATGAGTCTAAATGTTTAGAGAAATGCACAGCCTGCATTGAAGTTTGCCCACTGGATGTGCTGGCAAAAAATCCTGAAACAGGCAAAGCCTATATGAAATACGACGAATGCTGGTTCTGCCTGCCCTGCGAAAAGGAATGTCCGACCAACGCCATTACCGTGCAAATTCCATTTCTATTACGGTAA
- a CDS encoding LysR family transcriptional regulator produces the protein MEVYQVRVFLEVARHLSFTEAADALNLTQPAVSAKIKSLESELGVPLFYRLGRKIQLTEVGQFLLEEGIKLIEVENQLLQKVEEIKQGKFGHLRLGTTGAIAHGWLPDILFTYCKTYPRIQANCQVFDTSEALYRALVNQQIDLGISDVDYAEFSEIGISAIDTIHYNLIVSASHALANQPWVSLRDLIQQPWVLQPAGQPSRMFFEARLQELGLSLASFPQVETIDTLSLMRTYIERGNYIGFASEFEFRSECELGTLVAIPVQEFCLPGNIFLLSLKRVSDSQETIASIHKRRSPDPTPAQKFVNLLQQAKEQSPAREVDKPMPQPAATWMRLRSPSFTLRPTCYQRPEVLSLNIGIQNGTIPTVTAGLIIQRLGLMEHFLPRNGSYSGLQYQIQWRDFSSGAPIVNALADGQLNIGILGDYPLLLSALQSQDPTKHSTRLVSFVAINPDGSCNAVIVPNKSRLQEMQDLRGRIIAVPLSSSAHGMLLRSLNAANLLDDVKIAALSQARVSPFLNFEQPADGYAHFAPFHDIACHRGKFRYLADSCMSQLPAFYGVVVSSEMADHYPEVVVAYLRALAVAQHWYNTTPSAPTLVSQWTQLETAIVHRILNHSTQDAGSCRFLAETQIRSDWLTIHLAEMSGIPGNEEFSTIHLERWIQPEFLQKLSA, from the coding sequence ATGGAAGTCTACCAGGTTCGTGTTTTTTTAGAAGTTGCACGGCATCTCAGTTTTACAGAAGCAGCCGATGCGTTAAATCTGACGCAACCAGCGGTCAGCGCCAAGATCAAATCCCTGGAGTCGGAACTGGGCGTGCCTCTGTTCTACCGTCTTGGACGCAAGATTCAACTGACTGAAGTAGGACAATTTTTATTAGAAGAAGGCATCAAGTTAATCGAAGTTGAGAATCAATTACTGCAAAAAGTTGAGGAAATTAAGCAAGGTAAGTTTGGCCATCTTCGCCTCGGCACCACAGGCGCGATCGCCCATGGCTGGCTTCCGGATATTCTGTTTACCTATTGCAAAACCTATCCTCGAATTCAAGCCAACTGCCAGGTTTTTGACACCTCCGAAGCCCTCTATCGTGCCCTGGTGAATCAGCAAATTGATCTGGGAATTTCAGATGTTGATTATGCTGAATTTTCAGAAATTGGAATTTCTGCGATTGATACCATCCATTACAACCTGATTGTTTCTGCCTCCCATGCTCTGGCGAACCAACCCTGGGTAAGTCTACGCGACTTAATACAACAACCCTGGGTGCTACAACCGGCTGGTCAGCCGAGTCGGATGTTCTTTGAAGCGCGTTTACAAGAGTTGGGACTTTCCCTGGCAAGCTTTCCGCAAGTGGAAACGATTGATACCCTCAGTTTGATGCGAACCTACATTGAACGGGGAAATTACATCGGGTTTGCTTCTGAATTTGAATTCCGTTCAGAGTGTGAATTGGGAACGCTTGTCGCCATCCCAGTTCAGGAATTTTGTCTGCCAGGAAATATCTTTCTACTATCTCTAAAGCGAGTCAGCGACTCTCAAGAGACGATTGCGAGTATCCATAAACGGCGATCGCCTGACCCAACGCCCGCTCAAAAATTTGTCAACTTACTGCAACAGGCAAAAGAACAATCGCCTGCCAGAGAAGTAGATAAGCCCATGCCCCAACCAGCAGCGACCTGGATGCGGTTGCGATCGCCCAGTTTCACGCTGCGTCCAACCTGTTACCAGCGCCCAGAAGTCCTCTCCCTCAACATTGGGATTCAGAATGGCACGATTCCAACAGTCACGGCAGGGTTAATCATTCAACGCCTGGGCTTGATGGAACACTTTCTGCCCCGGAATGGTTCCTATAGCGGTTTGCAGTACCAGATTCAGTGGCGTGATTTCTCCAGTGGCGCACCCATTGTCAATGCCCTGGCAGACGGTCAACTCAACATTGGCATCTTAGGTGACTATCCTCTCTTGCTCAGTGCGCTGCAATCCCAAGACCCGACGAAGCATTCCACCCGGCTAGTGAGCTTTGTAGCCATCAATCCGGATGGTTCTTGCAATGCGGTTATCGTACCCAACAAATCAAGACTGCAAGAGATGCAGGATTTACGGGGACGGATCATTGCCGTGCCGTTGAGTTCGTCAGCCCATGGTATGTTATTGCGATCGCTGAATGCCGCTAATCTGCTCGACGATGTCAAAATTGCAGCTCTGTCTCAAGCCAGAGTGTCCCCTTTCCTCAACTTCGAGCAACCAGCCGATGGTTATGCTCACTTTGCGCCTTTCCATGACATTGCCTGCCATCGTGGCAAGTTTCGCTATCTGGCGGACAGTTGTATGTCCCAGTTGCCAGCGTTTTATGGAGTGGTGGTCAGTAGTGAAATGGCTGACCATTACCCGGAAGTCGTCGTTGCCTATCTGCGGGCCTTAGCTGTGGCCCAACATTGGTACAATACCACCCCATCGGCCCCAACCCTGGTCAGTCAATGGACTCAACTTGAAACCGCGATTGTGCATCGAATTCTCAACCACTCGACCCAGGATGCAGGTTCATGCCGATTTCTCGCCGAAACCCAAATTCGCTCTGATTGGCTCACGATTCATCTTGCTGAAATGAGTGGCATTCCGGGCAATGAAGAATTCAGTACGATTCATTTAGAGCGTTGGATTCAACCTGAATTCCTGCAAAAACTGTCTGCTTAA
- a CDS encoding HEAT repeat domain-containing protein, whose product MSFDVDDELKPWIEMLQSPDESDRLVAVKTLQHLYDERAIDALIAALEDSSVAVQKLAVTALWEFANPKAVPALIQCLGSLDEEIREEAKSALGELVTGDHLLLLLDALQQPEVNVQSHVLYLLRKIHDVQCLPYVLPFFESPNPTLREAAVTTLRYLNQVNQCAPAIALMADPDEKVRRAASLTLGHLSDSEAIPCLCQALTTDSDWQVRRDAAKSLALHADPAAVSALEKAVKDEHWQVRKFAIQALQKTPVVHTMPLLIQALTDEYSDVRRDAAIALGLLQQGEALQALQQALDDPDRDVSIYAERAIAKIQKSMQEPSNA is encoded by the coding sequence ATGTCGTTTGATGTGGATGATGAATTGAAGCCCTGGATTGAGATGTTGCAGTCACCAGACGAGAGCGATCGCCTGGTTGCCGTCAAAACTTTGCAACACTTGTACGATGAGCGTGCGATCGATGCTTTGATTGCAGCCTTAGAAGATTCCAGCGTGGCGGTTCAAAAGCTTGCGGTGACTGCCTTATGGGAATTTGCCAACCCTAAAGCGGTTCCTGCTTTGATTCAGTGCCTGGGATCATTAGATGAAGAGATTCGGGAAGAGGCAAAATCTGCTCTGGGTGAACTCGTCACAGGCGATCATCTTTTGTTGTTGCTGGATGCCTTGCAACAGCCAGAGGTCAATGTTCAGTCCCATGTGCTGTATTTGCTGCGGAAAATTCATGATGTGCAGTGTTTGCCTTACGTCCTGCCATTCTTTGAGTCTCCCAATCCCACGTTACGGGAAGCTGCCGTCACGACCTTACGGTATCTGAATCAGGTGAACCAGTGCGCTCCCGCGATCGCCTTAATGGCGGATCCAGATGAAAAAGTGCGTCGGGCGGCCTCTTTGACGTTAGGACATCTCAGCGATAGCGAAGCAATTCCCTGTTTGTGTCAGGCACTGACGACAGATTCAGACTGGCAGGTACGTCGGGATGCGGCGAAATCCTTAGCACTTCATGCCGACCCAGCAGCCGTTTCCGCTTTGGAGAAGGCCGTGAAAGATGAACACTGGCAGGTACGAAAATTTGCCATTCAGGCGTTGCAAAAAACACCTGTGGTTCATACCATGCCGCTACTGATTCAGGCACTCACAGACGAATATTCCGATGTCCGACGGGATGCGGCGATCGCCCTGGGACTTCTGCAACAGGGAGAAGCCTTACAGGCACTCCAGCAAGCCTTAGATGATCCCGATCGGGATGTCAGTATTTATGCCGAACGTGCCATTGCCAAAATTCAGAAATCAATGCAGGAACCTTCTAATGCCTGA
- a CDS encoding YeiH family protein, translated as MPQRLHAPPMVETAADNSKNNLYRNKLSRLSPGLLLVLVLASLALLLRSLTGLVILSPLMVAIASGILVRNTTGIPMQCQAGVTFCLKRLLRIAVALLGMQLSFLQLQQVGMQGFTLITLVLIATFLFTCWIGRSLSVKKHLACLIAVGTSICGASAIVATSVVLENSDEDTAYAVGIVTLFGTLSMLLYPTVLPLLHLSSIAFGIWCGSSIHEVAQAIAAAFQVSSISGEFASITKLARVLWLAPLVFAMGAFFSPRQLSLTSGQKHSSIPWFIVGFVGLMIGNSFNLIPEALKSIIGQLNLFLLATAMVAMGIETKLRDIRRMGFKPLYLGALSWLFITVLSLALIKLIY; from the coding sequence ATGCCTCAAAGACTTCATGCACCTCCAATGGTAGAAACTGCTGCCGATAATAGCAAAAATAATCTGTATCGTAACAAGTTGTCGCGTCTCAGTCCAGGCTTACTTCTGGTATTGGTTCTTGCCAGTCTGGCGCTACTGCTTCGCTCTTTAACAGGATTGGTAATCCTGAGTCCCTTAATGGTTGCGATCGCATCAGGAATTTTAGTGCGAAATACCACTGGAATTCCAATGCAATGTCAGGCAGGGGTTACTTTTTGTCTGAAGCGTTTATTAAGGATTGCAGTTGCTTTACTGGGAATGCAATTAAGCTTTCTTCAGTTACAGCAGGTGGGTATGCAAGGATTTACGTTAATTACACTCGTCTTGATTGCCACCTTTCTATTTACCTGCTGGATAGGTCGTTCTTTAAGCGTCAAGAAACATCTCGCCTGCTTAATTGCAGTGGGAACTTCGATTTGTGGAGCCTCTGCGATCGTTGCCACCAGCGTCGTTTTGGAGAACTCCGATGAAGATACTGCCTATGCGGTTGGAATTGTGACCCTGTTTGGGACTCTTTCCATGCTTCTGTATCCCACAGTTTTGCCATTACTGCATCTATCGTCGATCGCTTTTGGTATCTGGTGTGGTTCTTCCATCCATGAGGTGGCTCAAGCGATCGCGGCAGCTTTTCAGGTCAGTTCAATCAGTGGCGAATTCGCCAGCATTACAAAACTGGCAAGGGTGCTATGGCTGGCACCCCTGGTGTTTGCAATGGGTGCTTTCTTCTCACCCAGGCAGTTGAGCCTTACCTCAGGTCAGAAGCATTCCAGCATTCCGTGGTTTATTGTCGGCTTTGTCGGACTGATGATTGGTAATAGCTTCAACCTTATTCCTGAAGCTTTAAAGAGTATCATTGGACAGTTAAATCTGTTTCTTCTTGCAACCGCAATGGTGGCAATGGGAATCGAAACAAAATTACGGGATATTAGAAGAATGGGCTTCAAGCCTTTATATTTAGGTGCTTTATCCTGGCTGTTTATCACCGTTTTGAGCCTTGCATTGATTAAACTGATTTATTAA
- a CDS encoding helix-turn-helix domain-containing protein, giving the protein MTPEQQQEILRLRNLNLSPKQIARQLGIKSAEVTVVIRSQAEAQAVARAERGELAPLERCLINENAARHFFDTSKAGWFGRRKSDPLESDGVGGLAEIFVTRIERNQYLVGSYLVDYWCLGVKDTFGPRKMDRIKYEALIQKAYAGFSQRYREITLEQAQAVIFGAVDYAARFGLKPHRDFEQTKAHLGPRLETLMELEFGKDGKPFYISGPYDNADRIISTLREHAGEGNFDYLMGLGPELDW; this is encoded by the coding sequence ATGACTCCAGAACAACAGCAAGAAATTCTTCGGCTACGGAACCTGAATCTGTCACCAAAGCAAATTGCCCGTCAACTGGGAATCAAATCTGCGGAAGTGACTGTCGTGATCAGGAGCCAGGCAGAAGCCCAGGCTGTGGCGCGGGCAGAAAGAGGTGAACTCGCCCCATTGGAACGCTGCCTGATCAACGAGAATGCCGCCAGGCACTTTTTTGATACTTCGAAAGCTGGATGGTTTGGCAGAAGGAAGAGTGACCCACTAGAGTCTGACGGAGTCGGTGGTTTGGCCGAGATTTTTGTGACCCGGATCGAGCGGAATCAGTATCTGGTCGGTAGCTACCTGGTTGATTATTGGTGCCTGGGAGTCAAGGATACCTTTGGTCCCCGCAAGATGGATCGGATTAAGTATGAAGCCCTGATCCAGAAGGCTTACGCTGGCTTTAGTCAGCGCTACCGGGAAATTACTCTGGAGCAAGCTCAAGCTGTGATTTTTGGCGCCGTGGACTATGCTGCCAGGTTTGGCTTAAAGCCCCACCGCGATTTCGAGCAGACCAAAGCTCATCTGGGTCCCCGGTTGGAAACCCTGATGGAGCTTGAATTTGGTAAAGATGGCAAGCCATTCTACATCAGCGGTCCCTACGATAATGCTGACCGGATTATCTCAACCCTAAGAGAACATGCCGGTGAAGGTAATTTTGATTATCTGATGGGTCTTGGACCAGAATTGGATTGGTAG
- a CDS encoding IS630 family transposase (programmed frameshift) has translation MPAPYSYDLRCKAIEAVKQGHRKVDVCRMFNISRHTLDLWLKREAETGDCRAMTGFQRGNRHKITDWSRFREFVKQHGDQTQARLATLWGDNVTQQDISRALRKIGFSRKKTYGYRERDDLKRQEFQERLRSKLPHQVVYVDEAGIDNRDVYPYGYCEVGERFYGLKSGKRTERVSWIAALRENSLFAPMTFAGSCNRDLVEMWLEECLVPQLRPGDVIVIDNASFHHSQTIEEIGAQAGCEIWYLPPYSPDLNPIEHWWFVLKNWMRQRWDEFDNLRDCVDAAFRECPNVTA, from the exons ATGCCCGCCCCCTACAGCTACGACTTGCGTTGCAAAGCGATTGAAGCCGTGAAACAAGGCCACCGCAAAGTTGATGTCTGTCGAATGTTCAACATCAGTCGCCATACCTTAGACCTGTGGTTGAAACGGGAAGCAGAAACGGGAGATTGCCGAGCGATGACTGGGTTTCAGCGCGGAAATCGGCATAAGATTACCGACTGGTCGCGCTTTCGTGAGTTTGTCAAGCAGCATGGGGATCAGACCCAAGCGAGACTGGCAACCCTGTGGGGGGATAATGTGACACAGCAGGACATCAGTCGAGCCTTGCGAAAGATTGGGTTTAGTCGA AAAAAGACCTATGGCTATCGGGAACGAGACGACCTGAAGCGACAGGAGTTTCAAGAGCGCTTGAGGAGTAAGCTGCCGCATCAGGTTGTCTATGTCGATGAAGCAGGCATTGATAATCGAGACGTGTATCCCTACGGCTACTGCGAGGTTGGAGAACGCTTCTATGGGCTTAAATCAGGAAAACGCACCGAACGAGTCAGTTGGATTGCTGCCTTACGAGAGAACAGCCTCTTTGCGCCAATGACCTTTGCTGGCTCGTGCAACCGGGATTTAGTGGAGATGTGGTTGGAGGAGTGCTTAGTCCCCCAACTGCGACCGGGAGATGTGATTGTGATTGACAATGCCAGTTTCCATCATTCTCAAACCATTGAAGAGATCGGGGCTCAAGCAGGGTGTGAGATTTGGTATTTACCCCCTTATTCCCCAGACTTGAATCCGATTGAGCATTGGTGGTTTGTGCTCAAAAATTGGATGCGGCAACGCTGGGATGAGTTTGATAACTTGCGCGATTGTGTTGATGCTGCTTTTAGAGAATGCCCTAACGTGACTGCGTAG
- a CDS encoding BrnT family toxin, producing the protein MKFEWDQSKAASNLKKHGVSFEEAKTVFDNPLAVIFDDEAHSVDEQREIIIGHSRQNRLLLIAFTERSGNVRIISARLATRNEREDYEQNAL; encoded by the coding sequence ATGAAGTTTGAGTGGGATCAGTCGAAAGCCGCTAGTAATTTGAAGAAACACGGTGTCAGCTTTGAAGAAGCCAAAACCGTATTCGACAACCCTCTGGCGGTCATTTTTGATGATGAGGCTCATTCTGTAGATGAACAGAGAGAAATCATTATTGGTCACTCTCGGCAAAATCGGTTGCTGTTAATTGCTTTTACTGAGCGATCTGGTAATGTCCGTATCATCAGTGCCCGTCTAGCTACTCGCAATGAGCGTGAGGATTATGAGCAAAACGCCCTCTGA
- a CDS encoding arsenosugar biosynthesis-associated peroxidase-like protein: MKATGKPMEQYYKPEHLPHFGHISEGSPELAEKFFAYYNAVFAEGALSSREKALIALAVSHTVQCPYCIDAYSKECLQQGADLEQMTEAVHVATAIRGGASLIHGLQMLDHAKKLMM; the protein is encoded by the coding sequence GTGAAAGCAACGGGAAAACCGATGGAACAATACTACAAACCAGAACACCTGCCGCACTTTGGGCACATTAGCGAAGGTAGCCCTGAACTGGCAGAAAAATTCTTTGCCTATTACAATGCAGTCTTTGCCGAAGGCGCTCTGTCCAGTCGTGAAAAAGCTCTGATAGCTCTGGCAGTTTCCCATACCGTACAGTGTCCCTACTGCATCGATGCTTACAGTAAAGAATGTTTACAGCAGGGAGCAGATCTGGAGCAAATGACAGAAGCCGTTCATGTGGCAACGGCAATCCGGGGCGGAGCCTCTCTGATCCATGGACTTCAGATGCTTGACCATGCAAAAAAGTTAATGATGTAA
- a CDS encoding Mrp/NBP35 family ATP-binding protein translates to MPDHSSPFHLPAEPQQAESPSPGDAVTEARRREVVSHLQQMVEPVLNSSIVDLGMVRNLRVVDNYVYLRLYVGRHQLDLQEQIRDRLNQLPWCKKAYVQICTIPGVRTTLAISSGKGGVGKSTTSVNLAAALRLQGAKVGLLDADVYGPNVPQMLGLGQADVRVIDTPHGQRFLPLEACGIKVMSVGLLAEPDHPLAWRGPVLHKIITQFIHEVEWGDLDYLLIDLPPGTGDAQITIIQESPICGVLLVTTPQQVAIADVRRSIHMFRQVGVPVLGIVENMSYLLCGHCGEPTPIFGSGGGQQLAEELKAPLLGQIPIDPTICSGGDTGLPLTFTAPSSAPGQVFCQIATALHYTFDTGNGNLTNPYSVGCVKPAA, encoded by the coding sequence ATGCCTGATCATTCCTCCCCATTCCATTTGCCCGCTGAACCCCAGCAAGCTGAATCGCCGTCCCCAGGGGATGCCGTGACTGAGGCTCGCAGGCGAGAGGTTGTCAGCCATCTACAGCAAATGGTAGAACCAGTCCTGAATAGCTCCATTGTTGATCTTGGCATGGTGCGAAATTTGCGAGTTGTGGATAACTACGTCTATTTGCGGCTGTATGTGGGCAGGCATCAACTGGATTTACAGGAGCAGATTCGCGATCGCTTAAATCAGTTACCCTGGTGCAAGAAAGCTTATGTTCAGATATGTACCATTCCTGGAGTCCGAACCACTTTAGCCATTTCCAGTGGTAAAGGGGGCGTTGGTAAATCCACCACTTCAGTCAATTTAGCCGCTGCTTTAAGGTTGCAGGGGGCAAAAGTTGGCTTGTTAGATGCCGATGTCTATGGCCCGAATGTGCCTCAAATGTTGGGGTTAGGGCAGGCTGATGTTCGCGTCATTGACACTCCCCATGGGCAACGATTTTTACCCTTAGAAGCCTGCGGCATCAAGGTGATGTCTGTGGGTCTGTTAGCAGAACCCGATCATCCGCTGGCCTGGCGAGGCCCTGTGTTGCACAAAATCATTACCCAATTCATTCATGAGGTGGAATGGGGCGACCTGGATTATCTGCTGATTGATTTACCGCCAGGAACCGGAGATGCTCAAATTACGATTATTCAAGAAAGCCCCATTTGTGGAGTTCTGCTGGTGACAACTCCGCAGCAGGTCGCCATTGCAGATGTTCGACGCAGCATTCATATGTTCCGTCAGGTGGGCGTTCCCGTACTCGGCATTGTGGAGAATATGAGCTATTTGCTCTGTGGCCATTGTGGGGAGCCGACTCCTATTTTTGGTAGTGGCGGCGGGCAACAGCTTGCTGAAGAATTAAAAGCTCCCTTACTGGGACAGATTCCCATCGACCCAACCATTTGCTCAGGCGGTGACACAGGACTTCCACTCACCTTCACGGCACCATCCTCCGCGCCAGGCCAGGTATTCTGCCAGATTGCTACGGCTTTGCATTACACGTTTGATACAGGGAATGGGAATTTAACAAACCCGTATTCTGTAGGGTGCGTAAAGCCTGCGGCATAG
- a CDS encoding single-stranded DNA-binding protein, with protein MSLNSVILVGRVGGDPDVKYFESGSVKCNLTLAVNRQSRNNEQPDWFNLELWGKQAEVAANYVHKGKLIGVTGSLKFEYWKDRNTGSDRSKPVIRVERLELLGSKRDSEADMGGGGYDDEF; from the coding sequence ATGAGTCTCAATTCTGTGATACTGGTAGGGCGGGTTGGTGGCGACCCTGATGTGAAGTATTTTGAGTCTGGGAGTGTGAAATGTAATTTGACCCTGGCAGTCAACCGCCAATCCCGGAATAATGAGCAACCAGACTGGTTTAATCTGGAGTTGTGGGGAAAACAGGCTGAGGTGGCTGCCAACTATGTCCATAAGGGCAAGTTAATAGGAGTCACTGGTTCATTGAAATTTGAATACTGGAAAGATCGCAATACAGGCAGCGATCGCTCTAAACCTGTGATTCGAGTTGAGCGGCTGGAGTTACTTGGCTCTAAGCGCGATAGCGAAGCTGACATGGGTGGTGGCGGTTATGATGATGAGTTTTAA
- a CDS encoding fumarate reductase/succinate dehydrogenase flavoprotein subunit: MNTHQLMQTDVLVIGGGTAGTMAGIKAKQANPDGDVLILEKANIRRSGAIAMGMDGVNTAVIPGHSTPEQYVREVTIANDGIVNQKAVYQTGKLGFSVIQELESWGVKFQKDAQGNYDLKQVHRVGKYVLPMPEGKDLKTILTRQVKRHKVRVTNRVMATRVIVQEGRAIGAVGFDVRNGDFVVIQAKAVILCTGACGRLGLPASGYLYGTYENPTNAGDGYAMAYHAGAELSNIECFQINPLIKDYNGPACAYVAGPFGAYTANAEGHRFISCDYWSGQMMLEIYKELNSGKGPVHLKMNHLDEDTISEIERVLWANERPSRGRFHEGRGENYRTHGVEMNISEIGLCSGHSASGVWVNEKGETTVRGLYAAGDMASVPHNYMIGAFVYGRICGENGMEYSATVEHVEPNPEWLEAEKARIYAPLDQPNGVPHTQVEYKLRRLVNDYLQPPKSQNRMEIGLNQFVRYQETLNLMGARDPHELMRCMEVHFIRDCAEMAARASLYRKESRWGLYHYRLDYPDKNNEEWFCNVNLKKDESGHMTLFKCPVAPYIVEVDVNREVYDVAVR; encoded by the coding sequence GTGAATACTCATCAGTTGATGCAGACCGATGTACTGGTAATTGGTGGTGGAACTGCCGGAACAATGGCAGGGATTAAAGCAAAGCAAGCAAACCCAGATGGGGATGTGCTGATTTTAGAGAAAGCGAATATTCGCCGGAGTGGGGCGATCGCCATGGGAATGGATGGCGTGAATACGGCTGTCATTCCGGGTCATTCTACGCCAGAACAATATGTGCGAGAAGTAACGATTGCCAATGATGGCATCGTGAATCAGAAAGCCGTTTACCAAACGGGTAAGCTGGGTTTCTCAGTCATTCAAGAACTGGAATCCTGGGGGGTGAAGTTCCAGAAGGATGCTCAGGGAAATTATGACCTGAAACAGGTTCACCGGGTTGGTAAGTATGTCCTTCCCATGCCGGAAGGCAAAGATCTGAAGACAATTTTGACCCGCCAGGTAAAACGGCACAAAGTACGAGTCACCAATCGAGTCATGGCGACCCGTGTGATTGTGCAGGAGGGACGGGCGATCGGAGCCGTTGGTTTTGATGTTCGCAATGGGGACTTTGTGGTCATTCAAGCCAAAGCTGTGATTTTATGTACCGGAGCCTGTGGACGGTTGGGACTACCGGCTTCTGGCTATCTCTATGGCACCTATGAAAATCCCACCAATGCGGGGGATGGCTATGCCATGGCCTACCATGCCGGAGCCGAACTGAGCAACATCGAATGTTTTCAAATTAATCCATTAATTAAAGATTACAACGGCCCCGCCTGTGCCTACGTGGCTGGACCCTTTGGAGCCTATACCGCCAATGCAGAAGGCCACCGCTTCATCAGTTGTGACTATTGGAGCGGTCAGATGATGCTGGAAATCTACAAAGAATTGAATTCTGGTAAAGGCCCGGTTCATCTCAAAATGAATCACCTGGATGAAGATACCATCTCTGAAATTGAACGGGTTTTATGGGCGAATGAGCGTCCAAGTCGGGGGCGCTTCCATGAAGGTCGAGGAGAGAACTACCGCACCCACGGCGTGGAGATGAATATCTCTGAAATTGGTTTATGTAGTGGGCACAGTGCATCAGGCGTGTGGGTGAATGAAAAGGGTGAAACCACCGTTCGCGGTCTTTATGCAGCAGGGGATATGGCCAGTGTGCCGCATAACTATATGATTGGGGCCTTTGTCTACGGGCGCATCTGTGGGGAGAATGGGATGGAGTACAGTGCGACTGTAGAACACGTAGAACCCAATCCAGAGTGGTTAGAGGCCGAGAAAGCCAGAATTTATGCACCCCTGGACCAACCCAATGGCGTTCCCCACACCCAGGTGGAATACAAATTGCGTCGCCTGGTGAATGACTATTTGCAGCCACCCAAGTCCCAGAATCGAATGGAAATTGGACTGAATCAATTCGTTCGCTATCAAGAAACCTTGAATTTGATGGGTGCCCGCGATCCCCATGAATTGATGCGCTGTATGGAAGTCCATTTCATTCGCGATTGTGCCGAAATGGCTGCTCGTGCTTCTTTATACCGCAAAGAAAGCCGCTGGGGACTTTACCACTATCGCCTTGACTATCCTGACAAGAATAATGAGGAGTGGTTCTGTAACGTTAACTTGAAAAAAGATGAATCTGGCCACATGACCCTCTTCAAATGCCCCGTTGCTCCCTACATTGTGGAGGTGGATGTTAATCGAGAAGTATACGATGTAGCTGTTCGATAG